From one Phycisphaerae bacterium genomic stretch:
- a CDS encoding S1 RNA-binding domain-containing protein has protein sequence MSTDPFSLDEAQLNREIADQVAGLSAHDLERQMAAAQPHTPSADEKGRIPGRVLSINGPDVFVDIGSKAEGVLPLDEFEPDEPPQVGQVLSLVPQGFDRESGLMRLSLREAKTQADLASLRVGDVVKGRVTGSNIGGLELRVHGLRGFMPMSQVDLVRHEDFASFMGHWLECEVTEIDRRGKKVVLSRRRVLEREREEERRQLRFQLAEGQVRKGVVRRLADFGAFVDLGGIDGLLHVSDMSYSRVNHPSDVLKEGDEIEVKILKVDLVKDRISLGMKQLATDPWSLVEGQYRAGDTVEGRVTKLMDFGAFVELAPGVEGLIPISELSWTQRVHHAKDVLNVGDLVRVAVLAVSAEKRKISLSLKALSSDPWNGVTERYAPEAVVSGAVTRLTEFGAFVQLEEGIEGLLHISQLSDQRVRSVKDVVDVGQVIKVRVLSVDPAQRRISLSLKGTGGEAPAESEAAAPETAPPPKKKERKKPLRGGLSW, from the coding sequence GTGTCTACGGACCCCTTCAGCTTGGACGAAGCTCAGTTGAATCGCGAGATCGCCGACCAGGTGGCCGGGCTCTCGGCCCACGACCTGGAGCGGCAGATGGCGGCCGCGCAGCCGCATACGCCCAGTGCGGACGAAAAGGGCCGCATCCCAGGCCGGGTGCTCAGCATCAACGGCCCGGACGTATTCGTGGACATTGGCAGCAAGGCGGAGGGCGTCCTGCCGCTGGACGAGTTCGAGCCGGACGAGCCGCCGCAGGTCGGGCAGGTGTTGAGCCTGGTCCCGCAGGGCTTTGATCGCGAGTCGGGGCTGATGCGGCTCTCGCTGCGTGAGGCCAAGACGCAGGCCGACCTGGCGTCGTTGCGCGTGGGCGACGTGGTGAAGGGGCGGGTCACCGGCAGCAACATCGGCGGGCTCGAGTTGCGCGTGCACGGGCTGCGCGGCTTCATGCCGATGAGCCAGGTGGACCTGGTCCGCCACGAGGACTTCGCGTCGTTCATGGGCCACTGGCTGGAGTGCGAGGTCACCGAAATCGACCGGCGCGGCAAGAAGGTCGTGCTGAGCCGGCGCCGCGTCCTGGAGCGCGAGCGCGAGGAGGAACGCCGACAGTTACGCTTCCAACTGGCCGAGGGGCAGGTTCGCAAGGGCGTGGTTCGGCGCCTGGCTGATTTCGGCGCGTTTGTCGACCTGGGCGGCATCGACGGGCTGCTGCACGTCAGCGACATGAGTTACAGCCGGGTCAATCACCCGTCGGACGTGCTGAAGGAAGGCGACGAGATCGAGGTCAAGATCCTGAAGGTCGATCTGGTCAAGGACCGCATCTCGCTGGGGATGAAGCAGCTCGCGACCGATCCCTGGTCGCTGGTCGAGGGCCAGTATCGCGCCGGCGACACGGTGGAAGGCCGCGTGACGAAGCTGATGGATTTCGGCGCGTTCGTCGAGCTGGCTCCCGGCGTCGAGGGCCTGATTCCGATCAGCGAACTGAGCTGGACGCAGCGCGTCCACCACGCCAAGGACGTCTTGAACGTCGGGGACCTGGTGCGCGTGGCCGTGCTGGCCGTCAGCGCGGAGAAACGCAAGATCAGCCTGAGCCTGAAGGCCTTGAGCTCGGATCCGTGGAACGGCGTAACGGAGCGGTACGCGCCGGAAGCCGTGGTCAGCGGCGCGGTTACACGCCTGACGGAGTTCGGCGCGTTCGTCCAGCTCGAAGAGGGCATCGAGGGGCTGCTGCACATCTCGCAGCTCTCCGACCAGCGCGTGCGCAGCGTCAAGGATGTCGTGGACGTCGGGCAGGTCATCAAGGTGCGCGTGCTCAGCGTGGATCCGGCACAGCGCCGCATCTCGCTGTCGCTGAAGGGCACGGGCGGGGAGGCGCCGGCTGAAAGCGAAGCGGCCGCGCCCGAAACCGCACCGCCGCCGAAGAAGAAGGAACGCAAGAAGCCGTTGCGGGGTGGCCTCTCCTGGTGA
- a CDS encoding prepilin-type N-terminal cleavage/methylation domain-containing protein: MGRCRSFQMSRKKGFTLIELLVVVAIIALLISILLPSLARAREITKRAVCASNLRGIGQGMKVYSNDNYDWFPTSPFNDTTSGTNTNGVSFFEYMGFNLMSQLTTANYDNAHPSRSLFMVVIDGTCTAKQFICPSSGDSEDDLRNYVGSQWRAAQLGQDRYDFRGYNTLSYGYQLPFGPKAKPNENLDPRMALCADKGPYFQAGASLPWPGDVKDGAGPLGLGNQITIAATADLILKADMEKFKNYNSRNHAMEGENVLFVDGHVDFNKRPIVGVNYDNIYTIQSNYTLLGSLNGTTPSDNFGPYTNTDSLIVP, translated from the coding sequence ATGGGACGTTGCAGGAGCTTTCAGATGAGTCGCAAGAAAGGGTTTACACTGATCGAACTGCTGGTTGTGGTGGCGATCATCGCACTGCTGATCTCCATCCTGCTGCCCAGCTTGGCGCGCGCACGCGAGATCACGAAACGGGCCGTGTGCGCCTCCAACCTGCGCGGCATTGGCCAGGGCATGAAGGTCTACTCGAACGACAACTACGACTGGTTCCCGACGTCGCCGTTCAACGACACAACCTCCGGGACGAACACGAACGGCGTGTCCTTCTTTGAGTACATGGGCTTCAACCTGATGAGCCAGCTCACGACCGCGAACTACGACAACGCGCATCCCAGCCGGTCGCTGTTCATGGTCGTCATCGACGGCACGTGCACCGCGAAGCAGTTCATCTGCCCGAGCTCCGGCGACTCGGAAGATGACCTGCGCAACTACGTCGGCAGCCAGTGGCGCGCGGCCCAGCTCGGCCAGGACCGGTACGATTTCCGTGGCTACAACACGTTGAGCTACGGCTATCAGTTGCCGTTCGGCCCGAAGGCCAAGCCGAATGAGAACCTGGACCCCCGCATGGCGCTGTGCGCTGACAAGGGCCCGTACTTCCAGGCCGGGGCGTCCCTCCCCTGGCCGGGCGACGTCAAGGATGGTGCCGGCCCGCTCGGTCTGGGCAACCAGATCACGATCGCGGCCACTGCCGACCTGATCCTCAAGGCCGACATGGAGAAGTTCAAGAATTACAACAGCCGTAACCACGCGATGGAAGGCGAGAACGTGCTCTTCGTCGACGGGCACGTTGACTTCAACAAGCGTCCGATCGTCGGTGTGAACTATGACAACATTTACACGATCCAGAGCAACTACACGCTCCTCGGGTCGCTGAATGGAACCACGCCGTCCGACAACTTCGGACCGTACACCAACACCGACTCGCTGATCGTGCCGTAA
- a CDS encoding UDPGP type 1 family protein → MPSLEERHAAYVRKLAACAQSHLLDFWPRLSPAERTQLLDDLDRIDFDRCVPLIDSYVRDRPAVHLPAQIEPPASYPATPGPRQVELYAAARDAGAEAIRAGRVAVFTVAGGQGTRLGFDGPKGAYPITPVRNAPLFQIFAEALLGTERRYGHRPRWYIMTSLTNHAETTTFFAQHDFFGLAPDDVMFFQQGQMPAFLPDGRIALAQPHRVALAPDGHGGSLRALADSGALADMRRRGIDIISYHQVDNPLVRTIDPLFIGLHLTTASEMSSKAVSKAYDEERVGVFCRVDGRTTVIEYSDLPAALMSARLPDGTRRFDAGSIAIHILDREFVARLTTPGASAQLPWHRADKKVTTVDAEGRLVSPAIPNAVKLELFVFDAIPLARNPLVLFTQREEEFSPVKNAAGVDSPATTRRDLIRRAARWLESCGVQVPRGPDGEPALPLEISPAFALDAEDLRQQLKKAPRLVPGEPLLLT, encoded by the coding sequence ATGCCGTCACTCGAAGAACGTCACGCCGCCTACGTCCGAAAACTCGCCGCCTGCGCCCAGTCCCACTTGCTCGACTTCTGGCCGCGGCTGTCACCCGCCGAACGCACCCAACTGCTCGACGATCTGGACCGCATCGACTTCGATCGTTGCGTGCCGCTCATCGACTCCTACGTTCGCGACCGCCCTGCCGTTCATCTTCCCGCGCAGATCGAGCCGCCGGCGAGCTATCCCGCGACGCCGGGCCCCCGGCAGGTTGAGCTATATGCCGCAGCCCGCGACGCCGGGGCCGAGGCCATCCGGGCGGGCCGGGTGGCGGTGTTCACCGTCGCCGGCGGCCAGGGCACACGGCTGGGGTTCGATGGCCCGAAGGGTGCGTACCCGATTACTCCCGTGCGCAACGCCCCCCTGTTTCAGATCTTTGCTGAGGCCCTGCTCGGCACCGAGCGGCGCTACGGACATCGCCCGCGCTGGTACATCATGACCAGCCTGACCAACCACGCGGAAACCACCACGTTCTTCGCCCAGCACGACTTCTTCGGCCTGGCGCCCGATGACGTCATGTTCTTCCAGCAGGGACAGATGCCCGCGTTTCTCCCGGACGGGCGCATCGCGCTGGCGCAGCCCCATCGCGTGGCACTTGCGCCGGACGGCCACGGCGGCAGTTTGCGCGCCCTCGCGGACAGTGGCGCGCTGGCCGACATGCGCCGGCGGGGCATCGACATCATCAGCTATCACCAGGTCGATAACCCGCTGGTGCGCACGATCGATCCGCTGTTCATCGGTCTGCACCTGACCACCGCTTCCGAGATGTCGAGCAAGGCCGTGTCGAAGGCCTACGACGAGGAGCGGGTCGGCGTGTTCTGCCGCGTCGACGGCCGCACCACCGTGATTGAATACAGCGATCTGCCCGCCGCGCTGATGTCCGCCCGACTGCCCGATGGCACGCGCCGCTTCGACGCCGGCAGCATCGCCATCCACATCCTCGACCGTGAATTCGTCGCGCGGCTGACGACGCCGGGCGCGAGCGCCCAGCTCCCCTGGCATCGCGCTGACAAGAAGGTCACGACGGTGGATGCGGAGGGACGTTTGGTCAGCCCCGCCATTCCGAACGCGGTCAAGCTCGAGTTGTTCGTGTTCGACGCGATCCCTCTGGCGCGCAATCCACTCGTGCTGTTCACGCAGCGCGAAGAGGAGTTCAGCCCGGTGAAGAACGCCGCTGGCGTCGACTCGCCCGCCACCACGCGCCGCGACCTGATCCGCCGGGCGGCGCGCTGGCTCGAGTCCTGCGGCGTCCAGGTGCCGCGCGGTCCGGACGGCGAACCCGCCCTTCCGCTCGAGATCAGTCCCGCGTTCGCGCTCGACGCCGAGGACTTGCGTCAACAGCTCAAAAAGGCGCCGCGGCTCGTACCCGGTGAGCCGCTGCTGCTGACGTAG
- a CDS encoding RNA polymerase sigma factor — MAGTYSHRVHVPSATLIPLARLPAALRASAITVTDLDTRLMLEVSAGSRDAAALLIQRNHERIARYIARLIRDRRPVEDLTQEVFLQALRHADHYRPTAKASTWLYRIATNAALNYLKQPAVRRRAAEAVAGTLDVSDPHAPPPDHRLTLDELKERVSQALVHLPPNQRAALALYEYEGCPYVEIAAVLGISVEAVRCLLSRARATLRQTLQGLV; from the coding sequence ATGGCGGGGACATACAGTCATCGCGTTCACGTGCCGTCCGCCACGCTGATCCCGCTTGCGCGCCTGCCGGCGGCGTTGCGCGCGAGCGCGATCACGGTCACGGACCTGGACACGCGCCTGATGCTGGAGGTCTCCGCCGGCAGTCGCGACGCAGCGGCGCTGCTGATTCAGCGCAATCACGAACGGATCGCGCGGTACATCGCGCGTCTGATTCGTGATCGGCGCCCGGTGGAGGATCTCACGCAGGAAGTGTTCCTGCAGGCGCTGCGGCATGCGGACCACTACCGCCCCACCGCCAAGGCGTCCACCTGGCTGTATCGCATCGCGACGAACGCCGCCCTGAACTACCTGAAGCAGCCGGCCGTGCGACGGCGTGCCGCGGAGGCCGTGGCTGGGACGCTCGACGTCTCGGACCCCCACGCGCCGCCCCCCGATCATCGGCTCACGCTGGACGAGCTGAAGGAGCGCGTATCACAGGCGTTGGTGCATCTGCCGCCGAATCAGCGGGCCGCGCTGGCGCTCTACGAGTACGAGGGATGCCCGTACGTCGAGATTGCCGCGGTGCTCGGCATCTCGGTCGAAGCGGTGCGCTGCCTGCTGTCGCGCGCGCGCGCCACGCTGCGGCAAACGCTGCAAGGCCTGGTCTGA
- a CDS encoding DUF962 domain-containing protein gives MSERTPAWLRNWLQRHQHPVSRALHYVGIPLAVAGGVLALVQLGQWRWDLWWRPVVLLVAGYVPQFIGHRLEGNDVGEVILIKKWLGRPYCAVSPRYAQPPADVRPPAST, from the coding sequence GTGAGCGAGCGCACCCCCGCCTGGCTGCGGAACTGGCTGCAACGCCATCAGCATCCCGTTTCGCGCGCGCTGCACTATGTCGGGATTCCGCTGGCCGTGGCGGGCGGCGTGCTGGCGCTGGTGCAGTTGGGCCAGTGGCGGTGGGACCTGTGGTGGCGGCCGGTCGTGCTGCTGGTCGCGGGTTACGTGCCGCAGTTCATCGGCCATCGCCTGGAGGGGAATGACGTCGGCGAGGTGATCCTGATCAAGAAGTGGCTGGGCCGGCCGTATTGTGCCGTATCACCGCGCTATGCGCAGCCGCCCGCCGACGTACGGCCCCCGGCGTCCACCTGA
- a CDS encoding STAS domain-containing protein → MTTPNPPHIRYAASEAQLYIAFDGHATHRASLTAEALFGAFLASAPAQPIAIFDLDACTWVDSTFAGWMIKTRQQLSRAGGRVVLSRCTPTCRGALQTMGLSQLFEFRDVGLPPGMEQVPCPEEGADRATVEFMLEAHQRLADLSPENQRVFARIAAELRRVLESTNS, encoded by the coding sequence TTGACGACGCCGAACCCGCCGCACATCCGTTACGCCGCCAGCGAAGCGCAGCTCTACATCGCGTTCGATGGCCATGCGACGCACCGCGCGTCACTGACCGCCGAAGCGCTGTTCGGCGCATTTCTGGCGAGCGCGCCCGCGCAGCCGATCGCGATCTTTGACCTGGACGCCTGCACCTGGGTGGACAGCACGTTTGCCGGCTGGATGATCAAGACGCGCCAGCAGTTGAGTCGTGCCGGCGGCCGGGTGGTCCTGTCGCGCTGCACGCCGACCTGCCGCGGCGCGCTGCAGACGATGGGGCTGTCCCAGTTGTTCGAGTTTCGCGACGTCGGTCTGCCGCCTGGGATGGAGCAGGTGCCTTGTCCGGAGGAAGGTGCGGACCGCGCTACCGTCGAGTTCATGCTGGAGGCCCATCAACGGCTGGCCGACCTGAGTCCCGAGAACCAGCGGGTCTTCGCACGCATCGCTGCGGAGCTGCGTCGTGTGCTGGAGAGCACGAATTCGTAG
- a CDS encoding CoA-binding protein, with amino-acid sequence MRRTVAIVGASADRRKFGNKSVRAYLRCGWDVYAVNPRGGEIEGLKVHASLADIPVPLHRVSLYLPPELGLAVLPDVAAVCPQEFFVNPGAESPELLDAARRLGLAPILACSMLAIGELPERYG; translated from the coding sequence ATGCGCAGAACCGTCGCGATCGTCGGTGCGTCTGCCGATCGGCGCAAGTTTGGTAACAAGTCGGTGCGCGCCTACCTGCGATGCGGCTGGGACGTGTACGCCGTCAACCCGCGCGGCGGTGAAATCGAGGGCTTAAAGGTGCACGCGTCGCTCGCGGATATCCCCGTGCCGCTGCACCGCGTGTCCCTGTACTTGCCGCCCGAATTGGGCCTCGCGGTGCTGCCCGACGTGGCTGCGGTGTGCCCGCAGGAGTTCTTCGTCAATCCCGGCGCGGAAAGCCCGGAGTTGCTTGACGCTGCCCGGCGGTTGGGGCTGGCGCCGATCCTCGCGTGCAGCATGCTCGCGATCGGCGAGTTGCCCGAACGGTACGGTTGA